In Drosophila miranda strain MSH22 chromosome XR, D.miranda_PacBio2.1, whole genome shotgun sequence, the genomic window TCACTTACGGCGTATTCCATACTCACTTACGTTgccactgttttttttttaccttttttgcttaaaccttgttttataCACTATACAATAAAAgagagtacttaaaagtagtcaATCAGgtaaaaaatgtattcatcATTGGCCTTAAATTACATGGGCAGAGCTAAAGGTTTTAGTTAGgcagcattattcaacggaataaagATATTGAACAATTGGAACGATTTTTCTCTTACGTTTTATTAAGTTTCAATTGTTTGAcctttttcgctaaaacctttttttaagcaaaatccaaaaaaagcaagtattaaaaataagccagttaagtagaaaattgattcatcaattgtataaaattatgtgggcatggctaaatgttctatatagctaataatattcgacggaataaaGAATTGAGCAATTGGAACGATACTCGTTTTTTATGCTACTGTTGTATGAGCAAAAGTGCCTTGTGCCTCTGCCTACAGTGGCTTCAAATGACAGTAAGTCCTGATGTCACAGGGCACTCCCCAAAAACAGCCGCTGTTCCACGGCTATTCCGTGCTTTCCACCTTCTTCGCATTTACAGTTAAAGTCGAGTCACAGAGTCTGCAGTTGCGATGCCAAAACGAACAGCAGCGCCCTTAGGCGCAGTTGTGGCCCACTACTCCGGAGACCACCCCGGAGCAACAATCCGTCCACAGAGCAGACCGACGCTGGATGTGGATCTCCCAACGGCCATCAAGAATCTGCGCTACTTTGCCCAATAGGCCGGTAAGAGCCATGGCAAGACTATCACCATGGACGGTGATTACTTCAAGTACGTGTTTGCGGTCAGATCATTCCCTGGAACTTCCCCATTCTGATGATGTAATGGAAACTGGGACCCACACTGGCTACAGGCAACACCATCTTCCTAAAGCCAGCCGAGCAGTCAATGTGGTGCGGTGTCTGGTTTCGGTGGAGCCGGCGCTGCCCTGTCCAATCACGCAGATGTCGACAAGGTAGCCAATTTATAAACATACAACCAACACTTATCATAGATTTGGATATAATTTCCTTGATAAACAGCTTTTAGTAGTATCTGGTCACTGAAATCACTTCATTCGATCAaatacaaaaagaaaaaaaaaacagatttTAAACTAAAACAAGCGCCTCGAGGGCTCCTTCTCCGCCTCTGAAATGGCATCCACTGGGCGGGCCAGCTCAATGGAGTTGATCCTTATCATGGTATTGGGCGAACGCTGGAAATTGATTCGCATATACTGTTTCCTGCGCTTCTTCTTGAAGTGTGTCTTCGTGTGGGTCAGAGTCTTCTCGACAACGGTGGCCTTCACTGTGACCAGGCCGGACTCCAGGATGGGGCGTCCGATCAGGGTGAAGTCGCGAGCCCCGGCCAGCAGTACCTTGTCCAGGCTGATCTCGTCGCCTATCGTGGGCGGCCAGTAGCCCTCGACCAGGATGATGTCGCCGGCGGTGATCTTGAACTGTTTTCCACAGAGATGGACCACGGCAAATAGGCGGCCCTGCTCCATTTTGGCCACCTGTTGATTGACCCTCTCGCAGATGCTCTGGCACTCCTTCTGCTGATCTTTGGCAATGGCTGCCACATCAATCGCGGCGTCGGCGGCGGCAGGTTTGTTTTGTTGCCACAAAGCCGGTGCCAGACTCAAGGAGCGCATGGCACCTGGGAGGAGGGGAGACGCATAGGGAATGGTTATGTCACATTGTTTGGAGTTTTTATTTATGCTGCACTTACCCGTCAGCGCAGAAGTTCGATTCGGGGCCTGGCGCAGCACTTGGCGCACAGTTTGCGCAAGAAACGACATTTTCTATGTTGGTTTTAActtaaaaatacataaaattgTTCAACGAAAACGGCGGAGGAACGAGTCAGAACAGCTGTTACAGTGTTGCAATCGATGATATTATGAAAAATAACAGCAGATGGCGTAATTTGGTCTATTTCTAGTTCTAGTATATTTGACTagttttttatattttgtagtattttttCAGATTTCCATGCTGATAATTACAATCAATATGTATTTAATATGTAGTTACCGTGTAGCTGCCACATAGAAATTAACATTTTTTCTTACCTTTCTTGCTTAAATCGAATTTTAAAAACAATCCAATAAAGTTCCCTTCGTATATTCAttggtatatttacggtatattttgaaaatgagaccgtatactcggtatatttctgtcgtattttctagtattttctagtattttttagGGTTCGCTGTTACCGTACAAATATTAGAAACAACGCGGCCCGGCACTAAAACTTCACATTCATATCCTAGGCAACTGGTTTTCACTTTATAAACAATTTGCTAGTAGCCGCATAGAAGCAACTAAAATAACTTTCCAGTAATTTCTCCTAAAATAAAAATGACTGAAGCCGAGAAAATCGAAGTACGCGACATAACGCGTATTGAGCGCATTGGAGCCCACTCGCACATTCGCGGACTGGGCTTGGACGATGTCCTCGAGGCACGTGCTGTGTCGCAAGGCATGGTGGGGCAGAAGGACGCCCGCCGTGCTGCTGGCATCGTTGTGCAGATGGTGCGCGAGGGAAAGATTGCCGGACGCTGCATTCTGCTCGCTGGCGAGCCGAGTACCGGCAAAACAGCCATTGCCGTGGGCATGGCCCAGGCCCTGGGCACTGAGACTCCATTCACCAGCATGTCTGGCTCGGAGATCTACTCGCTGGAGATGAGCAAGACGGAGGCCTTGTCCCAGGCCCTGCGCAAGAGCATCGGTGTGCGCATCAAGGAGGAGACTGAGATCATCGAAGGCGAGGTGGTGGAGATACAGATCGAACGCCCGGCCACCGGCACTGGCCAGAAGGTGGGCAAGGTCACCCTGAAGACCACTGAGATGGAGACCAACTACGATCTGGGCAACAAGATCATCGAGTGCTTCATGAAGGAGAAGATCCAGGCCGGCGATGTCATCACCATTGACAAGGCATCCGGCAAGGTCAATAAGCTGGGACGCAGCTTCACCCGTGCCCGGGATTACGATGCCACCGGGGCCCAGACACGCTTTGTCCAATGCCCCGAGGGCGAGCTCCAGAAGCGCAAGGAAGTGGTCCACACTGTGACCCTCCACGAGATCGACGTGATCAACAGCCGCACCCATGGCTTCCTGGCCTTGTTCTCGGGCGACACTGGCGAGATCAAGCAGGAGGTGCGCGACCAGATCAACAACAAGGTGCTGGAATGGCGTGAGGAGGGCAAGGCCGAGATCAATCCGGGAGTGCTGTTCATCGACGAAGTCCACATGCTGGATATTGAATGCTTCTCGTACTTGAATCGTGCCCTGGAGTCGGACATGGCTCCGGTGGTGGTGATGGCCACCAATCGCGGCATCACACGCATTCGCGGCACCAACTACCGCAGTCCCCATGGCATACCCATCGATCTGCTCGATCGCATGATCATCATACGCACCGTTCCCTACTCGGAGAAGGAGGTGAAGGAGATCCTTAAGATTCGCTGCGAGGAGGAGGACTGCGTCATGCACCCGGATGCCCTGATCATCCTGACACGCATCGCCACCGACACTAGTCTGCGCTATGCCATCCAATTGATAACCACGGCCAACTTGGTTTGTCGCCGTCGCAAGGCCACCGAGGTCAACACCGAAGACGTCAAGAAGGTCTATTCGCTGTTCCTGGACGAGAATCGTTCCAGCAAGATCCTGAAGGAGTACCAGGACGACTACATGTTCAGCGAGATTACCGAAAAGGAGGAGGACTTTGGCGCTTGCGGTGGCGGTGGGTCCAAGCGTCGCCTGGATATTGGCGGCGGCGATG contains:
- the LOC108153460 gene encoding 39S ribosomal protein L21, mitochondrial — its product is MSFLAQTVRQVLRQAPNRTSALTGAMRSLSLAPALWQQNKPAAADAAIDVAAIAKDQQKECQSICERVNQQVAKMEQGRLFAVVHLCGKQFKITAGDIILVEGYWPPTIGDEISLDKVLLAGARDFTLIGRPILESGLVTVKATVVEKTLTHTKTHFKKKRRKQYMRINFQRSPNTMIRINSIELARPVDAISEAEKEPSRRLF
- the LOC108151960 gene encoding ruvB-like helicase 2 translates to MTEAEKIEVRDITRIERIGAHSHIRGLGLDDVLEARAVSQGMVGQKDARRAAGIVVQMVREGKIAGRCILLAGEPSTGKTAIAVGMAQALGTETPFTSMSGSEIYSLEMSKTEALSQALRKSIGVRIKEETEIIEGEVVEIQIERPATGTGQKVGKVTLKTTEMETNYDLGNKIIECFMKEKIQAGDVITIDKASGKVNKLGRSFTRARDYDATGAQTRFVQCPEGELQKRKEVVHTVTLHEIDVINSRTHGFLALFSGDTGEIKQEVRDQINNKVLEWREEGKAEINPGVLFIDEVHMLDIECFSYLNRALESDMAPVVVMATNRGITRIRGTNYRSPHGIPIDLLDRMIIIRTVPYSEKEVKEILKIRCEEEDCVMHPDALIILTRIATDTSLRYAIQLITTANLVCRRRKATEVNTEDVKKVYSLFLDENRSSKILKEYQDDYMFSEITEKEEDFGACGGGGSKRRLDIGGGDAEAMEH